The genomic DNA CGCGCGCCAGGCGTTACTGGCACTGGTACTGAATAGCGATCTGGTTCTGTAAGGGGGAAACGACAATGACACACGATAATAAACTTCAGGTTGAAGCCATCAAATGCGGCACCGTAATTGACCACATCCCCGCGCAGATCGGCTTTAAACTGCTGACGCTGTTCAAACTGACCAAAACCGACCAGCGCATCACCATCGGTCTGAACCTGCCATCCGGCGAGATGGGGCGCAAGGACCTGATTAAAATCGAGAATACGTTTCTGACCGACGAGCAGGTGAACCAACTGGCGCTGTACGCTCCGCAGGCCACCGTCAACCGTATCGACAACTATGAAGTGGTCGGCAAATCACACCCGAGCCTGCCGGATCGCATCGACACTGTGCTGGTATGCCCGAACAGCAACTGCATCAGCCACGCAGAGCCGGTCAGCTCCAGCTTTGCCGTGAAAAAGCGCAGCAGTGATATCGCTCTGAAATGCAAATATTGTGAGAAAGAATTCTCTCATCATGTGGTACTGGCTAACGATTTCTGACTGGTAATGACGGTCCCGGTCCTTATAATGACCAGGACCCTAATTACCGCTGTATTCAGGAGATAACATGAGCAAAATTATCGCGACGGAAAATGCACCCGCAGCTATCGGCCCGTATGTCCAGGGCGTTGATCTTGGCAGCATGATCATCACTTCCGGTCAGATCCCGGTGGATCCAAAAACCGGCAGCGTACCGGATGCCGTTGCCGCACAGGCGCGTCAGTCACTGGAAAACGTGAAAGCGATCGTTGAAGCAGCAGGTCTGAAAGTGGGCGACATCGTGAAAACGACCGTTTTCGTCAAAGATCTGAATGACTTCGCGACCGTTAACGCCACGTATGAAGCCTTCTTCACTGAGCACAACGCCACTTTCCCGGCGCGCTCCTGCGTTGAGGTTGCGCGTCTGCCGAAAGATGTGAAGATCGAAATCGAAGCTATTGCGGTTCGTCGCTAATCGCTGTGCCGGGTCACGAAGACCCGGCAAGTGTTTTCACCGCATCAGGCTCATGGCGCATCAGTAGAGCGTCACCCTTTCAAGAATTTCCCGCGTTTGCGGTGCCGCGTCCGGCCATGGCTGGCTACTGCCGAGCATGATGTTAGGTTTGTTTTTGCCGTGGAAGTCGCTGCCACAGGTCGCCAACAGCGAGTTATCCAGCGTGTACTGATAAAGCTCGCGGCGAAGCGCCTCATCATGATAGCTGGAGAACACCTCCACTCCCTGCACGCCGAGCGGCAGCATCTGCTCAATCACCGACAGATGTTTTTCTTTCACGTTGGCACCGATATGCGCAATCACCGGAATGCCGCCGTTATCGATAATCAGCGCCGCCATTTCTGCCATCGGCGGGAGTTCAACCGTCACATGACAGGGTTTGTCTCTGCCGAAAAAATCCCAGAAAAAGTTTATCAGCGGCATATCGCTGCGCGCATTCCCGGCCCGATAAGGCAACAGTAGATCGTGGTTCGCGTTACGCGCATCCTCTAAAATCAGCTCTGCCATCTGCTCTTCCTGCGGGATGCGGTCACCCGCCATGGCGTACAGGCGCACTTCATCGAGATGGAATCCGAGCGCCCGTAACTTGCTGAGTTTCAGCGGCGTCGCCGCACGTTCCAGTTGCTGAAAGTTCTGCTCGACAGCGGCAAAATCGCGACTGTCACGACGAAAGCCGTAGCCCAGCAAGTGGTAATTATTACCGGCAAACGCACAGTCAATTTCGATTCCCGTCATCACGCTGACGCCATTCGCTTTGCCGCCACAAATGGCCTCTTCCACTGAACGCGCGGAGTTGTGGTCGGTGATCGCCAGCACCGCAAGATCTGCCGCTTTCGCCATCGTTAACAGGTCACCGACGGCGAAATCGGCATCGTCGCTGTACGCCGAATGGGTATGTAAATCAATACGTTCCATCACCTTCTCCTTAAGCTGATAATCATGTACTGACAGGCACTATACCGGACGGCGTACCGGGAAAAATTGCGCTCGAATAATAATTACTGCCAGCCGTAACGACGGCTGTAAAACCCTTTCACCAGTTGCGTCAGCGTCATGTAGCCAACGAGAATCGCTACCAGCCACGGGAAATAGCTCAGCGGTAACGCCTGCAACTGCAAGTACCCCGCCAGTGGCGAAAACGGCAGCGCAATGCCTGCGACCATCACCACCAGCGTCATCGCCAGCAGCGGCCACGCGGCACGACTCTGGATGAACGGAATGCGGCGCGTGCGGATCATATGCACAATCAGCGTCTGCGACAGCAACCCGACCACGAACCAGCCGGACTGGAACAGGGTCTGGTGTTCCGGCGTGGTGGCGTGGAATACAAACCACATCAGGCAGAACGTCAGGATGTCGAAGATCGAGCTGATCGGCCCGAAGAACAGCATGAAGCGCCCCAGATCTCGGGGGTTCCAGCGCTGTGGTTTCTGGATCTGTTCGTCGTCCACGTTGTCGAACGGGATCGCCACCTGCGACACATCGTACAGCAGATTCTGAATCAACAGGTGCAGCGGCAGCATCGGCAGAAACGGCAGGAACGCGCTGGCGACCAGCACGCTGAAGACGTTGCCGAAATTGGAACTGGCGGTCATCTTGATGTATTTCAGCATGTTGGCGAAGGTACGACGCCCTTCGATCACCCCGGCTTCCAGCACCATCAGGCTCTTTTCCAGCAGGATGATATCCGCGGCTTCACGGGCGATATCCACCGCGCCATCCACTGAAATACCGATATCCGCCGCACGCAGCGCAGGGGCGTCATTAATGCCATCCCCCATAAAACCCACCACATGCCCTTCACGCTTGAGCAGTGTCACGATGCGCTCTTTGTGCATTGGCGTCAGGCGGGCGAACAGCGCCGTGTTGCGGGCAAGCCGCGCCAGTTCATCGTCGTCAAGACGCTCAATGTCGCTGCCGATCACCACCTCGCCAGGATCCAGCCCGACGTCGTGGCACACTTTGGCAGCCACCAGCTCGCTGTCGCCGGTGAGGATTTTGACATTGATCCCGCTGGCCTTCAGCGCATTCAGCGCCGGAGCGGTGCTCTCTTTCGGCGGATCGAGAAACGCGATGTATCCTTCGAGGATCAGATCAGATTCATCAATGCGCTGATAATCCCCTTCGCGAGCCGGCAGCACTTTACTGGCCACGGCCACCACGCGCAGTCCCTGACGATTGAGCATGTCGGTCACCCGCGTAATACGGCGCAGCATGGTGTTATCCAGCGGTACGATATCGCCGTTATGACGCACCTGCGTGGAGACGCTGAGGATCTCCTGTAGCGCGCCTTTGCAGATCAATTGATGGACGTGTTCCTGTTCAGCGACCACTACCGACATCCGGCGACGCTCAAAATCAAACGGGATCTCATCCACTTTCTGCCAGCGCTCGGCCAGCCCGCGCGCGGCATCCTGCCCGACCCCTTCCAGCACCGCCGTATCGAGCAGGTTTTTCAGCCCGGTCTGATAATGGCTGTTGAGCCAGGCGCAGTGCAGTACGCGCTCGCTGACCTTGCCGGATACATCGGTATGGTTTTCCAGCACGATTTTATCCTGCGTCAGGGTGCCGGTTTTGTCAGTGCAGAGGATATCCATCGCGCCGAAATTCTGGATAGCGTCCAGATGCTTGACGATCACCTTTTGTTTCGACAGTTTCACTGCCCCGCGCGCCAGCGTGGAGGTGACGATCATCGGCAACATTTCCGGCGTCAGGCCCACCGCCACGGAGAGCGCAAACAGCGCCGCTTCCCACCAGTCGCCCTTGGTATAGCCGTTAATCAGCAACACCACCGGCGTCATCACCAGCATAAAACGGATGAGCAACATGCTGACGCGGCTGATGCCTTTCTGGAACGCGTTCGGTTCGCTCTCCTGCTCGCTGACACGCCCGGCCAGTTGCCCGAACCAGGTATTGCCGCCGGTGGCGAACACGACAGCCTGCGCCGTGCCGCTGACCACGTTAGTGCCCATAAAGCAGAGCGTGTCGCACTCAAGCGGGTTGCTTTGCTGCGGTTCACGACTACGCACC from Trabulsiella odontotermitis includes the following:
- the pyrI gene encoding aspartate carbamoyltransferase regulatory subunit, yielding MTHDNKLQVEAIKCGTVIDHIPAQIGFKLLTLFKLTKTDQRITIGLNLPSGEMGRKDLIKIENTFLTDEQVNQLALYAPQATVNRIDNYEVVGKSHPSLPDRIDTVLVCPNSNCISHAEPVSSSFAVKKRSSDIALKCKYCEKEFSHHVVLANDF
- the mgtA gene encoding magnesium-translocating P-type ATPase, producing MWKTITRQLLAQLGRRLPRRLVQRDPMPAEKTLASGPVPDSLARHCLNIAAMDENEIWRAFDSHPEGLNVMEVEDHREQYGENTIPAQKPVPWWGHLWLCYRNPFNLLLTALGIISYSTEDLFAAVVIALMVGISTLLNFIQEARSTRAADALKAMVSNTATVLRVVNDRGESRWCEIPLDQLVPGDVVKLSAGDMIPADLRIFQARDLFVAQASLTGESIPVEKVVRSREPQQSNPLECDTLCFMGTNVVSGTAQAVVFATGGNTWFGQLAGRVSEQESEPNAFQKGISRVSMLLIRFMLVMTPVVLLINGYTKGDWWEAALFALSVAVGLTPEMLPMIVTSTLARGAVKLSKQKVIVKHLDAIQNFGAMDILCTDKTGTLTQDKIVLENHTDVSGKVSERVLHCAWLNSHYQTGLKNLLDTAVLEGVGQDAARGLAERWQKVDEIPFDFERRRMSVVVAEQEHVHQLICKGALQEILSVSTQVRHNGDIVPLDNTMLRRITRVTDMLNRQGLRVVAVASKVLPAREGDYQRIDESDLILEGYIAFLDPPKESTAPALNALKASGINVKILTGDSELVAAKVCHDVGLDPGEVVIGSDIERLDDDELARLARNTALFARLTPMHKERIVTLLKREGHVVGFMGDGINDAPALRAADIGISVDGAVDIAREAADIILLEKSLMVLEAGVIEGRRTFANMLKYIKMTASSNFGNVFSVLVASAFLPFLPMLPLHLLIQNLLYDVSQVAIPFDNVDDEQIQKPQRWNPRDLGRFMLFFGPISSIFDILTFCLMWFVFHATTPEHQTLFQSGWFVVGLLSQTLIVHMIRTRRIPFIQSRAAWPLLAMTLVVMVAGIALPFSPLAGYLQLQALPLSYFPWLVAILVGYMTLTQLVKGFYSRRYGWQ
- the ridA gene encoding 2-iminobutanoate/2-iminopropanoate deaminase; the encoded protein is MSKIIATENAPAAIGPYVQGVDLGSMIITSGQIPVDPKTGSVPDAVAAQARQSLENVKAIVEAAGLKVGDIVKTTVFVKDLNDFATVNATYEAFFTEHNATFPARSCVEVARLPKDVKIEIEAIAVRR
- a CDS encoding PHP domain-containing protein, with protein sequence MERIDLHTHSAYSDDADFAVGDLLTMAKAADLAVLAITDHNSARSVEEAICGGKANGVSVMTGIEIDCAFAGNNYHLLGYGFRRDSRDFAAVEQNFQQLERAATPLKLSKLRALGFHLDEVRLYAMAGDRIPQEEQMAELILEDARNANHDLLLPYRAGNARSDMPLINFFWDFFGRDKPCHVTVELPPMAEMAALIIDNGGIPVIAHIGANVKEKHLSVIEQMLPLGVQGVEVFSSYHDEALRRELYQYTLDNSLLATCGSDFHGKNKPNIMLGSSQPWPDAAPQTREILERVTLY